A DNA window from Hydra vulgaris chromosome 13, alternate assembly HydraT2T_AEP contains the following coding sequences:
- the LOC136089263 gene encoding vesicle-fusing ATPase-like, whose product MTTTTILNPDCDFLKIGVDGLDKEQLGLQHVKGIFLYGPPGTGKISIEDAVRAATTNALNKLVSQGQGKVEIYPNAVESFLVTKADFDDAISDIKPAFGSGTDDADHCLDIGIIENGNPISCSIEDGTGKTSIEDSVRAATTNALNKFVSQGQVEIYPNAVESFLVTKADFDDAISDIKPAFGSGIFKYDNPISCFIEDGEFLVKQAQFGSLVSPVSLLLHGPAGSGKTALAAHLAYKLSNSPFVKVVSPENMIGYSESSKRQAIKKIFNDAYKSELSCIIVDDIEGLLEYVPIGPSFSNVVLQTLIVLLKKKAPKNHKLLIIATCNSLDVLRSLRVLGCFDTTIFIPSLRDVIYMKNVLRELNVYDNDERHIC is encoded by the exons ATGACAACCACAACAATATTAAATCCTGACTGcgactttttgaaaattggtGTTGACGGCTTAGATAAAGAACAACTTGGTTTGCAGCATGTGaaaggaatttttttatatggacCGCCAG gtACTGGAAAAATATCAATAGAAGATGCGGTGCGTGCTGCTACCACTAATGCTTTGAATAAACTTGTGAGTCAAGGTCAAGGTAAAGTTGAAATTTACCCTAATGCAGTAGAAAGTTTTTTGGTTACCAAAGCAGATTTTGATGATGCAATAAGCGACATTAAACCAGCGTTTGGTAGTGGAACTGACGATGCTGATCATTGCCTTGACATTGGTATTATTGAAAATGGCAATCCAATTTCCTGTTCTATTGAAGATG gtACTGGAAAAACATCAATAGAAGATTCGGTGCGTGCTGCTACTACTAATGCTTTGAATAAATTTGTGAGTCAAGGTCAAGTTGAAATTTACCCAAATGCAGTAGAAAGTTTTTTGGTTACCAAAGCAGATTTTGATGATGCAATAAGCGACATTAAACCAGCGTTTGGTAgtggtatttttaaatatgacaaTCCAATTTCCTGTTTTATTGAAGATGGTGAGTTTCTAGTTAAACAAGCTCAATTCGGTAGTTTGGTTTCACCGGTCAGTTTGTTATTGCATGGTCCTGCAGGTAGTGGTAAAACTGCACTTGCAGCTCACTTGGCATATAAACTTTCAAATTCTCCTTTTGTAAAAGTTGTTTCTCCTGAAAATATGATTGGTTATTCTGAAAGTTCCAAGCGtcaagcaattaaaaaaattttcaatgatGCATACAAGTCTGAATTAAGTTGCATTATAGTTGATGACATTGAAGGTTTGTTAGAATATGTTCCAATTGGTCCGAGTTTTTCCAATGTAGTGCTGCAAActttaattgtacttttaaaaaaaaaggcaccAAAAAACCACAAGCTATTGATTATAGCGACTTGCAATAGTTTAGATGTTCTTCGAAGTTTGCGAGTACTTGGCTGCTTTGATACCACTATCTTTATTCCATCATTAAGGGatgttatatatatgaaaaacgTACTTAGAGAACTCAATGTTTATGATAATGATGAGCGtcatatttgttaa